A genome region from Microbacterium terricola includes the following:
- a CDS encoding DUF721 domain-containing protein: MSDPGQPQEPAASEPAEVIPETVATYLRLRGLEPSARAYRKKKRRRTADDENAPFTAGRDPRGLGDVLAVVTREAGWEPALAREDVVRTWSEVAGADTAKHTRPVAFTDGTLTVQADSTAWAKQLQIMRSQILSEIIRRYPEAGVESIRFIGPDVPSWKWGPRTIPGRGPRDTYG, from the coding sequence ATGAGTGACCCCGGTCAGCCGCAGGAGCCGGCTGCATCCGAACCTGCCGAGGTGATTCCCGAGACGGTCGCGACCTACCTCCGCCTGCGCGGCCTCGAACCCAGCGCCCGCGCCTACCGGAAGAAGAAGCGGCGGCGGACGGCAGACGACGAGAACGCACCGTTCACAGCGGGTCGAGACCCGCGCGGGCTGGGTGACGTGCTCGCGGTGGTCACGCGCGAGGCCGGGTGGGAGCCCGCGCTCGCGCGCGAGGATGTCGTGCGCACCTGGAGCGAGGTCGCCGGCGCCGACACCGCCAAGCACACCCGGCCGGTGGCCTTCACCGACGGAACGCTCACGGTCCAGGCGGACTCGACCGCGTGGGCGAAGCAGCTCCAGATCATGCGGTCGCAGATCCTCTCCGAGATCATCCGCCGGTACCCCGAGGCGGGCGTCGAGAGCATCCGTTTCATCGGCCCGGACGTCCCCTCGTGGAAATGGGGCCCCAGAACGATTCCAGGCCGCGGTCCGCGCGATACCTACGGCTGA
- the recF gene encoding DNA replication/repair protein RecF (All proteins in this family for which functions are known are DNA-binding proteins that assist the filamentation of RecA onto DNA for the initiation of recombination or recombinational repair.): protein MIVEQLSLVDFRNYAVADVTLGPGPNLFVGRNGQGKTNLAEAIAFFATLGSHRVSADAPMVRDGADAAIVRARLAHGERRVLLEAQVNRQGSNKARVNGSPVKTAELPRYAQVVLFAPEDLQIVRGDPSARRRFADQLLIQRAPRMSGVLADYDRVLKQRTALLKSARARGVRGDALSTLDVWDDKLVDLGTQVIRARLALADDLAAALAAAYSAIAGADHAPEAEWVLTVGGVDAEDDDETLTTRDAAAADIASLFRVALADKRTAELDRGITLVGPHRDDLRLRVRGLPVKGYASHGESWSVALALRLASAQLLRAESQLGDPVLILDDVFAELDADRRARLAGLVGDFEQVIVTAAVEADVPGDLRARVVRVEAGRIQEPGDE, encoded by the coding sequence GTGATCGTCGAGCAGCTGAGCCTTGTGGACTTCCGCAATTACGCGGTCGCCGACGTCACGCTCGGCCCCGGCCCGAATCTCTTCGTCGGACGCAACGGCCAGGGCAAGACCAATCTCGCCGAGGCCATCGCGTTCTTCGCCACTCTCGGCTCGCACCGCGTCTCCGCCGATGCACCCATGGTCCGCGACGGTGCCGACGCCGCCATCGTGCGCGCGAGACTCGCGCACGGTGAGCGCCGGGTCCTGCTCGAGGCGCAGGTCAACCGGCAGGGCTCCAACAAGGCTCGCGTGAACGGATCCCCGGTCAAGACCGCCGAACTGCCGCGCTACGCGCAGGTCGTGCTGTTCGCGCCGGAAGACCTGCAGATCGTCCGCGGCGATCCGTCCGCGCGCCGGCGCTTCGCCGACCAGTTGCTCATCCAGCGCGCACCGCGCATGTCGGGCGTCCTCGCCGACTACGACCGGGTCCTCAAGCAGCGCACCGCACTGCTCAAGTCGGCCCGAGCCCGCGGGGTGCGCGGCGATGCGCTGTCGACGCTCGACGTGTGGGACGACAAGCTCGTCGATCTCGGCACCCAGGTCATCCGTGCCCGGCTGGCCCTCGCCGACGACCTGGCCGCCGCGCTCGCCGCCGCCTACTCCGCGATCGCCGGGGCCGACCATGCTCCGGAGGCCGAGTGGGTGCTCACCGTGGGCGGCGTCGACGCGGAAGATGACGACGAGACCCTCACGACCCGGGATGCCGCGGCCGCCGACATCGCCTCGCTCTTCCGTGTGGCTCTCGCCGACAAGCGCACCGCCGAGCTCGATCGCGGCATCACGCTCGTCGGGCCGCACCGCGACGACCTCCGGCTCCGCGTGCGCGGCCTGCCGGTCAAGGGCTACGCGTCGCACGGCGAATCGTGGTCGGTGGCGCTCGCGCTCCGGCTCGCATCGGCTCAGCTGCTGCGCGCGGAGTCGCAGCTCGGGGATCCCGTGCTGATCCTCGACGATGTGTTCGCCGAGCTCGACGCCGATCGTCGCGCCCGGCTGGCCGGACTCGTGGGCGACTTCGAGCAGGTGATCGTCACGGCAGCCGTCGAAGCCGACGTCCCCGGCGATCTCCGCGCCCGTGTCGTGCGGGTCGAGGCCGGCCGGATCCAGGAGCCCGGCGATGAGTGA
- the dnaN gene encoding DNA polymerase III subunit beta, with amino-acid sequence MKFQVNRDVFSEAVSFVVKLLPQRNPQPILAGVLIEASDAGLSLSAFDYEASARTTIDATVDEPGTILVHGRLLSEIASRLPNAPIQIEVDEDGGVLLTCGSARFTLASMPVQEYPAIPEVSGQSGLVPAEDFATAIAQVAFAASRDDVTPVLTGVQLEVTGTTLSLVATDRYRVALREIPWDGGSAATEETLTALVPARTLTEVGKTFAHSGDISIAFSGSGDREIIAFTAGNKTVTSLLIKGNFPPVRRLFPEQTEHHAVVNTADLVEAVRRVSLVLDRSAPLRFTFGTDSVSMDASGTEQARASETVDAHLTGEDVTLGLNPQYLTESLSAVRSEFVRITFTSTDNANKLSPVLVTPQTSVDKAGAESFKYLLQPNLLLR; translated from the coding sequence GTGAAGTTCCAGGTCAACCGCGATGTGTTCAGCGAGGCTGTGTCGTTCGTCGTCAAGCTTCTGCCGCAGCGCAATCCGCAGCCGATCCTCGCCGGCGTGCTGATCGAGGCTTCCGACGCAGGTCTGTCCCTCTCGGCCTTCGACTACGAGGCATCCGCCCGCACGACGATCGATGCGACCGTCGACGAGCCCGGCACGATCCTCGTGCACGGCCGACTGCTCTCCGAGATCGCCAGCCGTCTGCCGAACGCCCCGATCCAGATCGAGGTCGACGAAGACGGCGGCGTGCTGCTCACCTGCGGCTCCGCCCGCTTCACGCTCGCGTCGATGCCCGTGCAGGAGTACCCCGCGATCCCCGAGGTCAGCGGCCAGTCCGGGCTCGTCCCTGCCGAGGACTTCGCCACCGCGATCGCCCAGGTCGCATTCGCCGCGTCCCGCGATGACGTCACTCCTGTCCTGACCGGCGTGCAGCTCGAGGTCACCGGCACCACGCTGAGCCTCGTCGCCACCGACCGCTACCGCGTCGCGCTCCGCGAGATCCCCTGGGACGGCGGCTCGGCAGCAACCGAGGAGACGCTCACGGCACTCGTTCCGGCGCGCACCCTCACCGAGGTCGGGAAGACGTTCGCACACTCGGGTGACATCTCGATCGCGTTCTCCGGATCGGGCGACCGCGAGATCATCGCGTTCACGGCCGGCAACAAGACCGTGACCTCGCTGCTCATCAAGGGCAACTTCCCGCCCGTCCGCCGCCTGTTCCCCGAGCAGACCGAGCACCACGCCGTGGTCAACACCGCGGATCTGGTCGAGGCCGTCCGTCGTGTCTCGCTCGTGCTCGACCGTTCGGCGCCGCTGCGCTTCACGTTCGGCACGGACAGCGTCTCGATGGACGCATCTGGCACCGAGCAGGCCCGCGCCTCGGAGACGGTGGACGCCCACCTCACCGGTGAGGACGTCACGCTCGGCCTGAACCCGCAGTACCTGACCGAGTCGCTGAGCGCCGTGCGCAGCGAGTTCGTGCGCATCACGTTCACCTCGACGGACAACGCGAACAAGCTCAGTCCCGTGCTGGTCACCCCGCAGACCTCGGTCGACAAGGCGGGCGCGGAGTCGTTCAAGTACCTGCTGCAGCCGAACCTCCTGCTGAGGTGA